A stretch of DNA from Temnothorax longispinosus isolate EJ_2023e chromosome 2, Tlon_JGU_v1, whole genome shotgun sequence:
TCTAAGCCTATCTTTTTCATTACTTCCTCTACTTCCTCCTTTATTTCTCCCGTATCCTCTTTCACTccttttatcaaaatatttctcttcctttctcctctctccttcACTTTACACCTCCTTTCCAGCCTTTCCACCCTCTCCTTCCAATCAGACTTTTCCCTACCCCCTCCCTTTTCCCTCCTCCGCTTTTTTCTGCACTTTTTCCTCTATCACGAACTCCTCCCTTTAACTCCATTTGCATCCCCTCCAATTTTCCTTCCAaatcttctattttattcttaactcttctctctcccttcttcatctcctttcttctctctctcctttagTTGGTTCCTTATTTTCTCAACTTCTTCCACCATTGCCTCCCTTTGCCCCTTCGCCACCTCTCTTAATTCCTCTCTCACTCCCCTTAACCCCTCCCTCAGCTCTTATCCTAATTCTCTCAACAACccttttatatctatatcttcCCCCCCTGGTGGCGTTCTCACTATCTTCCTGCTTTTCTTGAAAAGATCCTCGCTCCCTTTCCCAACCGCTCCTTCTTCCTTCTCCATTGTATCTTTCTTCCTCTTGAAAAGCTCGTCTATGTTCCCCGTACTACCGCGTCTCTCTTTCCTCACGGTCGTATACACAGAATCTGGAAACCAAGTCAACTTTCCCTTCGAACGGCGTGGTGGGGGTAGTCCGCTTAGcgttgtaaattttatgtctCTGGCCGCCACTACGCGTCGCTTTTGGTTATGGTACCTGGTTAAAATAAAGCGCGTGaataacctaacctaacctgcTCGCTCCTCGCTCCTGCTAGTAAAGCCTGGTAAAGCCAGGGCCATCGTTGATCGTCGAAGAAGCGCGGAAAGCTCCACTCCTCGTCGGTTCTGTTGTTCGGCGGATCGTGCGtgttaatatcattaataccACGTGCGATTGTGTGATACTGTGCGATATAATGACTAAATCGTGCGCGGTGCCAATGTGCAAATCGCGAAATTATTCAGCAAAGAAATGTTCGTTGTTTAAGTGCCGTCAAATATcgaacaatgtaaaaaatggaTTGCTGCGATTCCGGGCATTGTTGATCTGAAGCCGTCGCAATTCGTTTGCGAGAAGCATTTCGAAGAACATCACATCCTCAAGAAATGGGTGAAATACGATAATGATCGGATTATCGCCGAAGTAAGTTTAATGatgattacattttttctatgttttaattatattataattatatatacaaatttgacTTGCGTGACTATTTActaagtaaatattttgattctgCTGTGTTAACTTTCAAATGATCTTGTTACTTCATTGCATGTTTATTGAAGGCTCCTTACATGCGCACACTCGACTCCATCCGTTGGCTGTAACTAACGTATCTCTGGGAAATCGcgaaaaaagataagaaatatttaaaaagagaatcACGCGAGAGTATGACGCATTTTCCTCATTGTACGTACCCTCATAATGCCTTCGTTACTtgaaagaaaacttgcttgactAACGTATCCCTGGAACCcgaactaaaaaaaaaaaattttgagaaagtAACGCGAGAGTGTAACTTACCTGATCGCaatgaaattaatgtttatgtGTTCAATTCCACAGGTTAAATCGTCCAACATTATATGTTGGGATTACATCGCAGCTCTATTCAACCTTGACATCCAACATGCTGGGAATGCGAGGGCCTGTCCAAAGTTAACACAACGGCACGTTGTGTTAGACAGCACTTCGAAAATGCGCGTTCGACTTGCGACACAGGTAATTTATGTTCCACTTAcgttttcactttttttaaatagtttgcCCATTTCATGAGTAATGTGTTTTGTATTTGCACTGTTACAGGTTTTTAGCAACTCTGTGGTACAAGggttacatttttatttacgctATAATCCGGAAGGACCTCTGAAAGGATGTGAGGAAACGATCGGATTCTGTAAGCGAATGAATGATATGTTCGATGCGTTGAACCGCAAAACTCCGAATGAAGGGCTTACCCCAGAGAGTAAAGACTTCAAGGTATGCATATGATGCTTCTCGAAAAGTTTAccataaattattgaaaatttatttatcttcgtCGACAATTGCTTTCGTACAAGCGTTATCTTCATCTTATAACTTCAGGTATTGCAAGAATCTCTTGAATGGTTAAACGAGTGGGAGACGGCATTGCAAAAAGGGGAGATAACGGCTGATGAATATTTAACAAGAGAGACTTCGAAAGCGTTGCGAATATCTCTTGCGATCTACTATGGATATGTGCTGTTATCTCATCGGAAAATTTGATTTCCAATATCTATTAACAGGAAAAGTTAATCAAGATAACTTGGAGGTACTTTCCAATTTATAAtgactttttttaatacaataattacttgcaataaataaatgtacatgtACGTACGATTTTTCTAGAAATTCTTTGGCACCATTCGTCAAGCCGCAGGGTGTAACGATCACCCACACAGCCCCACGTTCTTGcagctatataaaatattgtcggTGTATAGCATAATAAAGCCTCcaaaatttggaaattgcACTGTGTCCGAACAATCGTCGCCACAGCTTCTGCTGTCATTGCATGATTTAAAAACAGCCTATGGGCAAAAGTCTGAGGCAAAAAGTGTTAAGTATCAACGTGAAATTCGAGCGAAGCTAGACGAGATTCTGCAGCATGACGATTGGGAGGCAGATGACGTCATTGAAAATAATCCTGACCACGATTATGCCCTGTCCGATTCCCCTATCCTTGACTGTATTATTTACTACGTTAcaggttttttattttaagatctatttttatatcgtaGGTATTTTTGTATTGTAGACTGATATTGCTTCTCGTTTTTGCTATGAATTGCTATTGCATGCTTTAGTTTTGTTCATAGATATCATCGTAGACTAGAATATTTCCTCTCGTTGCATGTCATTCGGACATGCGACATACtcctttacatatttatatgggATTCACAGGTTACCTATGTAAGCAAGTATtgaaaattcacaaaaaatgCGTTACTTGTCAAGAAGCGATAAAATCAGACTCTTCTAGTTCATCTTCAGTGTCGCATTTGGTCGATCTAAAATCAAGAGGAGGACTGATTCACGCAAATTTGAGTTTTTTCAACTTAATTCGTCACGTAGAGGCATGTTTTGCTAAATATGCATCCCGGCGCGATGTTTTTGATTGCACGCTAGATGAAGTTATGTCTTCTTTTAAATTCACTTTTCCTTGCAAAGAGCACGCCTCAGACATTTTGTCATAttcgataatatattacatacgacTAAGAATGAGACAAAATGCCCACCAAGAAAATCTCAAAGTTGCAAAgaaatttgttgtaaaaaaaaaattgtctaaattgacgaatcaataaaatttttttatgattttcaaTGTTATGTTTCACCCTCTTCCCCTTTCTGATTAAAAATCGTACATGCTTATCAGCGTCGTTTcaattaacgaaattttagatgtctttcaatatttataatgatgaaattattcatatatgcaatgtataataggcatattaattttcattttatttcttattctctATTTTTCCGGAAATAtccatacatatacatatatatcatacaCACGGtcttataatatatcatacatacacacatgcatttgtacatatatatatatatatttttttttttgtttctgctCCTTTGGGAAGGAGCAAAGCGCCTTCAACCCTGCCTTTGGGTTATAtagcgttatatatatatatatatatatatatatatatatataggttaaGATTTCATGCGCAGGGCGCTTGCGCTATGCGAACCAGGACCATAACACGCAGCGCAGCCCTTGTGGCCACAagccaaataaattttcacacgCTAAGCGAACCATCCCCACCACCTTCGTTTCCAGACCTGTGTATACGACCGTGGTTCTGACGCATCATATCTTTACGTACCCCATGCCGTGGAATCTCCTCACAAATCCGATAAATCGTGCGCTACCTGGTTGATTCACAATCACCATGGATTACGATGGGAAGATGGAAACGTACCGTACAGCATGGTGAAACGCCTGATTACGTCGGCCGTGCTTGGtatggaagaagaagaagaagaagaagacgatgacgacgagatgccgactctcgtgtacgtcaagggatgccagaaacgagaatggctggtgGATCTGCTGGAGAATTATGCGCGAAAAAACCTAATCGTCGAGACTCTGGACGCGcattacgaagatatcgaatctttGAATAAACTAGATGACACCAATACTATGCGATGCGGAAAACATGAAAAGAATTGCGcgttacaaaatgtaataaaactgttTAATTGGTGGTCGCGCGCGACGCCATAAAGATTTgcgatctttttttaataaatatattatatataacttttttatgttttctttcttactccccctcccctcctccaTCATCACCGTTAGAGTAGGCTTTACTTCCCTCTCTCCTAAAAAAATCCACTGCGCAgttctataaacattaattcccCCTCCCGCTCCCCCTTCCCCCACCACCACATCATTACTTTTTGgagttgtcgcgtatactcgaGTAATTTCAAATGAGCAGTCTCGTCGCGATCGCTTGTACTGACGGACAACTTCTCAGAGCCTAGAGAGCGAAAAAATGTTCTCCTTTGAAGgatgcaacagcagcagcagcaacaacggtGCAAAACGTGTGAATGCCGTGAATTATTACGTGCCGATTCACAACGTTGAAACTCAAACGTATGAAGCCAGATGCAATAGGTAAGTTTCGTTTGAgagaaaattaacatatagagTCTCCCCCcagtttttatatctttgcatattgtaatacttatgaaaaatacaaaaaactaatttcatttcttttatccaGCATTTCGGGGGACCGTCGCGCAGTACGTATACTCAGCAGACGATACGCGCTGACAGCTACGGGATacaaattcctcgaaattgGCATCAATGTGGGCCCACCGAGCTATGTGGAGATCGCCGTTGGAGTTCATCGAGGAAAGGAACTGCTGTTGTCTCTCGAATCGTGGAAAGCACTCTACGAGCAACGacgaaatattcagaatttctttcgcAACGACTTCAAAGATATCCatagttttataaatgttGGACCGCTAACGGTGAGAGTTTGTATGACGGTTAATAACATCAAACTCATACGTCTCGAATCTGTAAACGTACGCTTGATGATGACCGAATCGACGCTGCATCGTATGTTCGATCTCGATCGGTGCATCGAAGCGAGATTCGATCGTTTGGTCAGAATCCTTGCGGCGGTCGATGCAAAATTTGCGCAGTTCTCCGATATCGCGTCCACCGTGACGGATCCCAGGGAAGCGTCGAATGCAATATACGCTAGCGATGCGTTCAATACGAATCAGCTCATCGATTGTGAGCTCGCAGTTTTAGTTTTTTAGCACGTAAGATATATTGTGTAAAAgaagagttaaataaacagGCTTTTTTTACACCCTAAAACGAacgatgtatttttcttttgcgtgCATGTCCTTCCCTATACCTAACTTTTATCATacgttgtttacgacgaacatgttccgACAGGTTGATCttcgtcccgatgacgtcatttttttcctttgtctttcacgtactgcgtagatagattgtttagtctacgcgcgataaccgccccctttttcctagaaaaatgttgtttacgtcgaacgtgtcccgacaggttcgattgtttagtctacgagATAAtcgattgtttagtctacgcgcgataaccgccctccttttcctagaaaaatgttgtttacgacgaacgtgtcccgacaggttcgatgcgtcatcgacaaaaaaacacaaaaaacaCGCTACTACGCAGTGCCCTatcgagttagtcttaccattgtgcgccgcctagcggcgtcgttgcgaacgaggcccccgcggcgcgacggactccgcggcccccgcggcccccgcggaccccccACGCGGCTCCCGCGGACCCTCGCGCGGCCCTCGCGCGGCCCCcgcgcggcccccgcggcgcgaccgcgaccgcgaacccgcggcgcgggtgagtcatcccggtgatTCATCCCGGTGGTATGTCAAGGTCAacccctctcccccccctcttccccgcgaaatccgatacccttgtgtaacccgatacccttgtgtaacccgatacccttgtgtaacccgataccccgctcctcccccctccccctcacccccccgcgaaatccgatacccccccctccctcaccccccctcggAGCTCCCGAGTCTGAACCGGCCTATACACACTACTTGTGACATTCGCTCGAATtcccgaaataattttcaaggatGTGAGtacgaatatatgtatatatatatcgtactatttaatatttataattaatagaaaattataaacgatgcgttatgtatgagaaatttaacagaattgcttttatcaaatagaattaatttgcgattagttgaagggaataaaagaataaacaaatcagGTAAATTTCAGACACGTGTTACAGGTGTCtatctgtaattatcaaaaatatcgatacctgaacatatacagttgcgaacaacattcagtaagacacgcgaataaaaataaataaaaaattttacagttaacaacttattaacattaatcatgctatattgcgattatgttttatgttaaaattgaaaaatatatacaaggtgtacaACTAAAAGggttacagattattatttttaaaaaattaagcaaaatattaaattgttgttttctttagaaataatagtccGTAACACTTTTAGCTTCATACCTTgtatatactgtttataagattataagatatattgtttataagattaagatgcgtaacactacaaaaaggcgtgatatccgtacaaaattacctttttaagGTGATTGGGCCATCAGAgcatgttaaagaaaaaaaatccgaattaaatatatgttataaaaaaaacctaaatacgtttaaatttgcaattttgagaaGATCTGCCGtctagtttttgagatattaaatctcaaagttggcatttttaacataggttttatgggaaattgtaccgaaaacatacatttttcgagaattttaCTCACTGTCTGTAAAGAAACAAGttcaaaaaactgaaaataacattatttgattcttctagcacttgttaagtataagacaaaacgactttgacgtgtaataaggccaaaaattcaatcaaaagttgATGAATCGTCGCGTTTCTTGTCGGCCTTTCGATCAGCTGTACGCGACGTGAACATgtggcaacgccgcgccgtgtagtGTTTTCTTTCCAAAGCACTATTCTTTTGCAAGCAAATCTCCCGTTatcgaaattgtttgttaccttccattattttttaacataaacacaaTACATAACCTCACTCAAACACATGGCACTGGCATGATAGCTGCCTACAGCGAAGAGATGCAATGTCGCGACATTTCTCTTGTACGAATGTCAACTGAAGTCAAATCTTGAactgtttacatttatcagtagataaattgatacgtaatcgaatgaaaagttacattataaaaccagtaattatacaagtgtctagaatatatccataaaaatggtttttcttaaaataaaatttagcccTTATATTGATTCATATAATGGTACATGGCCCAATCaccttaaaaaaaaggtaaaagaaggcgccaagtacacgtatagtagtgtatatgtattatgttgttaccctgttatgttgttacctcgaaaaaaacaaagtggtagtattatacctccaaatagctttaccctgtacgtactgtttataaaatgcgtaatactacaaaaaggcgtgatatccgtacaaaattaccttttttaaaaaaaaggtaaaaaaaggcgccaaaagtacacgcatagtagtgtatatgttgttacctcgaaaaaaaaagaaagtggtagtattatacatcgAAAAAACCGAAGTAACAAGTgatagacgtaatctttatatctcgaaaaatctcgaaaaaatctaaccagtagtatctttattttcgaaaaattataacccaagtgatacacatcacaaaattatgttactttatcaaaaagaagagttacgcttcaagtgatctattacaattacaaaaaaaaatgatatctctttataaattacagcgccaattacagagagaacatatatattgcctcaaaaaataattgttgcactactttgaaaaatctttacattgtgtcaattagaaaagaatgtatgataacaattttataagattaaaaaattttatttaaatttaacaagggaatacaagatatttaaatacaaagtttacatgtgtattttttagtggtcacaaagaattacagaggtaacagtacaaaataaaaatattttattaaaatacataaatttttcttgtaaaaaaacttggcgctgctagacctcaaaattttaaataaataaggacaacaataaataaaaataattcagaaaagaATGCGATgggagtaatattaaatgattatcagcGTGGATGTGCGAGTGAGTGATATGGGTGTGCGTGACGACGCGAACGGcggataatgcggcttataattaagtagaggataaatttatttatttatttaaaattttgaggtttagcagcgccaagtttttttacaagaaatgtattttaataaaatatttttattttgtactgttacctctgtaattctttgtgaccactaaaaaatacacatgtaaactttgtatttaaatatcttgtattaccttgttaaatttaaataaaattttttaatcttataaaattgttatcatacattcttttctaattgacacaatgtaaagatttttcaaagtaatgcaacaattattttttgaggcaattgtatatgttctctctgtaattggcgctgtaatttaaagagatatcatttcttttttgtaattgtaatagatcacttgaagcgcgactttttttttgataaggtaacataattttgtgatgtgtatcacttgggttataatttttcggaaataaagatactactggtTAGATACTAACAAATACCGATTTGTTTGTAAagctcaaaaatttattacaattatggctaattaaaatttgtaatttttagttaaatgttacaaatttttacacaaatcttccaaaattcatttattattaataacttcttaattcgcagaagtcaaaatacttatgtttttattttcgtatagtttGTTGTAAAgtccaatagaaaaatacataaatgtacaattctttacctatataaatttctgattcgtgaatggttgtaattttgcatacaatatACTACAAGGTTCTACAGAAAACGACAAAATCCTTAAGCCTTTTACAACTCGtgaattcatgaaaatctacataaatttgctttttttagatgtttataggatactacaattttatttgaaaattaacagACCTTTAACCAAACCTTCAACCTTTccatggaaaataaaaattaatatgtcaattaaaaaaattaagtatcttatgcaaaattaaaaaaaagaaaacttaaaataacatataagcaATGAGAAGTGCCGTTTTCGGTCGAAGCGGATAttgatgcttaataatatttcacaatatcaattattattaaatacatgtttcagttttttaaattggactttgtcggacttaaaacgcaattgtgtaaactgaaactaaaaataatatattttatattaatttgatattgtcaagtaaaataatatactattagaagaatatttttataacagttatacaaattta
This window harbors:
- the LOC139808323 gene encoding uncharacterized protein — its product is PARSSLLLVKPGKARAIVDRRRSAESSTPRRFCCSADLPSNIEQCKKWIAAIPGIVDLKPSQFVCEKHFEEHHILKKWVKYDNDRIIAEVKSSNIICWDYIAALFNLDIQHAGNARACPKLTQRHVVLDSTSKMRVRLATQVFSNSVVQGLHFYLRYNPEGPLKGCEETIGFCKRMNDMFDALNRKTPNEGLTPESKDFKVLQESLEWLNEWETALQKGEITADEYLTRETSKALRISLAIYYGYVLLSHRKI
- the LOC139825201 gene encoding uncharacterized protein, giving the protein MFSFEGCNSSSSNNGAKRVNAVNYYVPIHNVETQTYEARCNSISGDRRAVRILSRRYALTATGYKFLEIGINVGPPSYVEIAVGVHRGKELLLSLESWKALYEQRRNIQNFFRNDFKDIHSFINVGPLTVRVCMTVNNIKLIRLESVNVRLMMTESTLHRMFDLDRCIEARFDRLVRILAAVDAKFAQFSDIASTVTDPREASNAIYASDAFNTNQLIDCELAVLVF